The following are from one region of the Paracoccus sp. S3-43 genome:
- the leuB gene encoding 3-isopropylmalate dehydrogenase: MSDSYSLLILPGDGIGPEVMAEVVKVIGWFEANRGMSFDISHGLVGGSSYDAHGVPLTDETMARAQSVDAVLLGAVGGPKYDTLDFSLKPERGLLRLRKEMDLYANLRPAQCFDALADFSSLKRDVVAGLDILIVRELTSGVYFGEPRGIHADDNNPENEGGRVGINTQRYTSGEIRRVARSAFELARRRSNRVCSMEKANVMESGILWREEVQWVHDNEYPDVELSHMYADNGAMQLVRNPRQFDVIVTDNLFGDLLSDAAAMLTGSLGMLPSASLGAPMANGRPKAMYEPVHGSAPDIAGKALANPIACILSFAMALRYSFDEGQAASDLERAVERVLACGVRTADLMGPEGGTPVSTSQMGDRIVAALSQS, from the coding sequence ATGTCCGACAGCTATTCCCTGCTTATCCTGCCCGGCGACGGGATCGGCCCCGAGGTCATGGCCGAGGTGGTCAAGGTCATCGGCTGGTTCGAGGCCAATCGCGGCATGTCCTTCGACATCAGCCACGGGCTGGTCGGCGGGTCGTCCTATGACGCGCACGGAGTGCCGCTGACGGACGAGACGATGGCCCGCGCGCAATCGGTCGACGCGGTGCTGCTGGGCGCGGTCGGCGGGCCGAAATACGACACGCTGGATTTCAGCCTCAAGCCCGAGCGCGGGTTGCTGCGCCTGCGCAAGGAGATGGACCTTTACGCGAACCTGCGCCCGGCGCAATGCTTCGACGCGCTGGCCGATTTTTCGTCGCTGAAGCGGGACGTCGTGGCGGGCCTGGATATCCTGATCGTGCGCGAGCTGACCTCGGGCGTCTATTTCGGCGAGCCGCGCGGCATCCATGCCGACGACAACAACCCCGAAAACGAAGGCGGCCGCGTCGGCATCAACACCCAGCGTTATACCAGCGGGGAAATCCGCCGCGTCGCCCGATCGGCCTTCGAACTGGCCCGGCGGCGGTCGAACCGGGTCTGTTCGATGGAAAAGGCCAATGTGATGGAATCCGGCATCCTCTGGCGCGAAGAGGTGCAATGGGTCCATGACAACGAATACCCTGACGTGGAGTTGTCGCATATGTATGCCGACAACGGCGCCATGCAGCTGGTCCGCAACCCGCGCCAATTTGATGTGATCGTCACCGACAACCTGTTCGGCGATCTGCTGTCGGATGCCGCCGCGATGCTGACCGGCAGCCTGGGGATGCTGCCCTCGGCCAGCCTGGGGGCGCCGATGGCGAACGGCCGGCCCAAGGCGATGTACGAACCCGTCCACGGATCCGCCCCCGACATCGCGGGGAAGGCGCTGGCCAACCCGATCGCCTGCATCCTGTCCTTCGCGATGGCGCTGCGCTATTCCTTCGACGAAGGCCAGGCGGCGTCCGATCTGGAACGCGCGGTGGAACGGGTGCTGGCCTGCGGCGTGCGCACCGCCGACCTGATGGGACCAGAGGGCGGCACGCCGGTTTCGACCTCGCAGATGGGCGACCGCATCGTCGCGGCCCTGTCCCAGAGCTGA
- a CDS encoding MFS transporter codes for MPKISVGIVSLVLAYVLSQFYRAFLAVLTPVLGTTLGATPGDLALSSGLWFATFAAMQIPVGRMLDRIGPRLTVALLLGGAGGAGAAVFALAQAPWHLHLAMALLGVGCAPALMGSYYIVAREYPVAAFGAMAGMIVGFGSLGNILGATPLVWAIQAFGWRATMGALGALTVAVALLIALTVRDPARLGADHPQGSLAEVLRIRALWFILPLFFVNYAASGAIRGLWAAPYLERVFGADAGLIGRATLAMGLAMILGNFLVAPAVRVVGSLRRTVLIFTGATLAVMGFLCLNPHPGLGVAVVLLAMIGLSGAGYVLLMAHGRSFLPDHLVGRGVTFLNMISIGGVGVMQFASRPVFQAASGAFAPPQAFALLFLFFLIPLAIGFALYFLTPEARHG; via the coding sequence ATGCCCAAAATCTCAGTCGGGATCGTCAGCCTGGTTCTGGCCTATGTCCTCAGCCAGTTCTATCGCGCCTTCCTGGCGGTGCTGACGCCGGTGCTGGGGACCACGCTTGGCGCCACGCCCGGCGATCTGGCGCTGTCTTCGGGGCTGTGGTTCGCGACCTTCGCGGCGATGCAGATCCCGGTGGGGCGGATGCTGGACCGGATCGGGCCGCGCCTGACCGTGGCCCTTCTGCTGGGCGGCGCCGGGGGCGCGGGGGCGGCGGTCTTTGCCCTGGCCCAGGCGCCCTGGCATCTGCATCTGGCGATGGCGCTGCTGGGGGTGGGCTGCGCGCCCGCGCTGATGGGATCCTATTACATCGTTGCCCGCGAATATCCGGTGGCCGCCTTCGGCGCCATGGCGGGGATGATCGTGGGCTTCGGGTCGCTGGGCAACATCCTGGGCGCGACGCCGCTGGTCTGGGCCATCCAGGCCTTCGGCTGGCGCGCGACCATGGGGGCCTTGGGCGCCTTGACGGTGGCGGTGGCCCTGCTGATCGCGCTGACGGTGCGCGACCCGGCCCGGCTGGGCGCGGACCATCCCCAGGGTTCGCTGGCCGAGGTGCTGCGGATCCGCGCCCTGTGGTTCATCCTGCCCTTGTTCTTCGTGAACTATGCCGCATCCGGCGCGATCCGGGGCCTGTGGGCCGCGCCCTATCTGGAACGGGTGTTCGGCGCGGACGCCGGGCTGATCGGGCGGGCCACGCTGGCGATGGGGCTGGCGATGATCCTGGGGAATTTCCTGGTCGCCCCCGCCGTGCGGGTGGTGGGCAGCCTGCGCCGGACGGTGCTGATCTTCACCGGCGCGACGCTGGCGGTGATGGGATTTCTGTGCCTGAACCCGCATCCCGGCCTGGGGGTGGCGGTGGTCCTGCTGGCGATGATCGGGCTGTCCGGGGCGGGCTATGTGCTGCTGATGGCGCATGGCCGGTCGTTCCTGCCCGATCACCTGGTCGGGCGGGGGGTGACGTTCCTGAACATGATCTCGATCGGAGGGGTCGGCGTGATGCAGTTCGCCTCGCGCCCGGTGTTCCAGGCAGCGTCCGGGGCCTTTGCGCCGCCGCAGGCCTTCGCCCTGCTGTTCCTGTTCTTCCTGATCCCGCTTGCCATCGGTTTCGCCCTGTATTTCCTGACGCCCGAGGCCCGGCATGGCTGA